A single window of Pontibacillus chungwhensis DNA harbors:
- the sufU gene encoding Fe-S cluster assembly sulfur transfer protein SufU: protein MSFNNLDQLYRQVIMDHYKNPRNKGALEGDHLTVDMNNPTCGDRIQLQLQVEDGIVQEAKFDGEGCSISMSSASMMTQAIKGKSVDEAVKMSHVFSDIMQGKEISEDMEDELGDIQALQGVSKFPARIKCATLAWKAMEKGVDEKE from the coding sequence ATGTCTTTTAATAATCTCGACCAATTATACAGACAAGTGATTATGGACCACTACAAGAATCCTCGTAATAAGGGAGCTCTTGAAGGGGACCATTTAACTGTAGATATGAATAACCCTACTTGCGGTGATCGCATTCAGCTACAGCTGCAAGTAGAGGATGGCATTGTTCAAGAAGCGAAGTTTGACGGTGAAGGTTGTTCGATCTCTATGTCTTCAGCTTCAATGATGACCCAAGCCATTAAAGGCAAAAGCGTTGATGAAGCTGTAAAGATGTCTCACGTTTTCTCTGATATTATGCAAGGGAAAGAAATTAGTGAAGACATGGAAGATGAGTTAGGTGACATTCAAGCGTTACAAGGCGTTTCTAAATTCCCTGCACGTATTAAATGTGCAACCTTAGCGTGGAAAGCAATGGAAAAAGGTGTAGACGAAAAGGAATAA
- a CDS encoding cysteine desulfurase, whose translation MDINQVRKQFPILDQEVNGHPLVYLDSAATSQKPQSVIEAVDEYYRGYNSNVHRGVHTLGTRATDGYEGAREKVRKFINANSTEEVIFTRGTTTSINTVAYSYGRNNLQEGDEIVITPMEHHSNIIPWQQTAKATGATLKYIPLQEDGTISLEDVKETITANTKIVAMMHVSNVLGTINPIKEIAEIAHENGAVMLVDGAQSAPHMRIDVQELDCDFFAFSGHKMGGPTGIGVLYGKKSLLQDMEPVEFGGEMIDFVGLYDSTWKELPWKFEGGTPIIAGAIGLGASIDFLEEVGLDEIEAHEKRLAQYAMDRLQTIEGVTIYGPEDRAGLITFNLDDVHPHDVATVLDAEGIAVRAGHHCAQPLMKWLNVSATARASFYVYNTEEDIDAFVDGLQKTKEFFGDVF comes from the coding sequence ATGGATATTAACCAGGTTCGTAAGCAGTTCCCGATCTTAGATCAGGAAGTAAACGGACATCCATTGGTTTATTTAGATAGTGCAGCAACATCCCAAAAGCCTCAATCAGTGATTGAGGCAGTGGATGAGTACTATCGAGGCTACAACTCTAACGTACACCGAGGTGTTCACACTCTTGGTACGCGAGCTACAGATGGTTACGAGGGTGCCCGAGAAAAGGTTCGTAAATTTATTAATGCAAACAGTACGGAAGAAGTGATCTTCACTCGAGGAACAACGACTTCCATTAACACGGTTGCTTATAGTTACGGACGAAATAACCTCCAAGAGGGTGATGAAATTGTCATCACTCCGATGGAGCATCATAGTAATATCATTCCTTGGCAACAAACAGCAAAGGCTACTGGAGCTACTCTTAAGTACATTCCTCTTCAGGAAGATGGAACGATTTCTCTAGAAGATGTAAAAGAGACGATTACAGCTAATACGAAGATCGTAGCCATGATGCATGTATCAAATGTGCTTGGTACGATTAACCCTATTAAAGAGATCGCGGAAATTGCACATGAAAATGGAGCAGTTATGTTGGTGGATGGAGCTCAAAGTGCACCGCATATGCGTATTGATGTGCAAGAATTAGATTGCGATTTCTTCGCCTTTTCTGGTCATAAGATGGGAGGCCCAACAGGCATTGGTGTACTTTATGGGAAGAAATCTCTTCTTCAAGACATGGAACCTGTTGAGTTTGGTGGCGAAATGATCGATTTCGTAGGACTGTATGATTCTACGTGGAAAGAGCTTCCTTGGAAGTTTGAAGGGGGTACACCGATAATTGCAGGAGCAATTGGATTAGGTGCTTCCATTGATTTCTTAGAAGAAGTGGGACTTGATGAAATTGAAGCCCATGAGAAGCGGTTAGCTCAATACGCTATGGATCGACTGCAAACCATTGAAGGTGTTACCATTTATGGACCAGAAGATCGTGCTGGGCTGATTACATTTAATTTAGATGATGTTCACCCACATGATGTTGCTACTGTATTGGATGCGGAAGGCATTGCCGTACGTGCTGGGCACCACTGTGCTCAACCGTTAATGAAATGGTTAAATGTCTCAGCGACAGCTCGTGCTAGCTTCTATGTATACAATACAGAGGAAGACATCGATGCATTTGTCGATGGATTACAAAAGACAAAGGAGTTTTTCGGAGATGTCTTTTAA
- the sufD gene encoding Fe-S cluster assembly protein SufD, which produces MTVETQQLPFDKQYVSQFSEKRNEPKWMTDLRVNALEQADTLPMPKPDKTKIDKWNFSRFKHEAQGQTISSLEELPQKIQSFLDVEKKEQNLVIQRNHTVAYSSLSQDLKDKGVVFTDIFTALSEHSELVQKYYMTDGVMVDENRLTALHAALMNGGVFVYVPKNVVIEEPIQSIFWQEDDEAALYNHILVVAEEGSSLTYVENYISDNEAQETVANIVTEVIAKGNSKVSFGAVDNFAKGTTTYVNRRGVAERDAQIQWALGQMNDGNTVSENVTYLMGDGAHANAKTVTVGRGEQKQNFTAKIVHYGKDTDGYILQHGVMKESASSIFNGIGKIENGASKSNAEQESRVLMLSDKARGDANPILLIEEDDVTAGHAASVGRVDPVQLYYLMSRGIPQHEAERLVIHGFLAPVVNQLPIEAVKNQLRDVIERKVY; this is translated from the coding sequence ATGACTGTTGAAACACAACAACTTCCATTCGATAAACAATATGTCAGCCAATTTTCAGAGAAACGAAATGAACCTAAATGGATGACAGACCTTCGTGTAAACGCGTTGGAACAAGCTGATACGCTCCCAATGCCGAAGCCTGATAAAACGAAAATTGATAAATGGAACTTTTCTCGTTTTAAACATGAGGCACAAGGTCAAACGATTTCTTCACTAGAAGAATTACCGCAAAAGATTCAAAGTTTCCTTGATGTAGAGAAGAAAGAGCAGAACCTTGTGATTCAGCGTAACCATACGGTGGCTTACTCTTCTTTATCTCAGGATTTAAAAGATAAAGGTGTCGTGTTCACGGACATCTTCACTGCATTATCGGAACACAGTGAGCTTGTTCAAAAGTATTACATGACAGATGGTGTTATGGTAGATGAGAATCGCCTTACAGCGCTGCATGCAGCACTTATGAACGGCGGGGTATTTGTTTATGTACCTAAAAATGTTGTAATTGAAGAACCAATTCAGTCTATTTTCTGGCAAGAAGATGATGAGGCGGCGCTTTATAACCATATCCTTGTGGTAGCTGAAGAAGGAAGTTCCCTAACGTATGTTGAGAACTATATCAGCGATAATGAAGCACAAGAAACGGTAGCCAATATCGTTACAGAAGTCATTGCAAAAGGAAATTCTAAGGTTTCCTTCGGTGCAGTTGATAACTTTGCAAAAGGTACAACAACTTATGTGAACCGTCGTGGTGTAGCTGAACGTGATGCTCAGATTCAGTGGGCGCTTGGTCAGATGAACGATGGGAACACCGTATCTGAAAACGTTACGTATTTAATGGGCGATGGCGCTCATGCTAATGCGAAGACGGTAACAGTGGGCCGAGGAGAACAAAAGCAGAACTTCACTGCGAAAATCGTTCACTATGGCAAAGACACAGATGGGTATATCCTTCAGCACGGCGTTATGAAAGAAAGTGCTAGCTCAATCTTTAACGGAATCGGTAAGATTGAAAATGGCGCTTCTAAATCGAACGCAGAACAAGAATCTCGTGTTCTTATGCTAAGTGATAAGGCTCGTGGTGATGCAAACCCAATCCTTCTTATCGAAGAAGATGATGTAACAGCAGGTCACGCAGCATCTGTTGGTCGCGTTGATCCAGTACAGCTTTACTATCTAATGAGTCGTGGTATTCCACAACATGAAGCAGAACGTCTTGTTATTCACGGTTTCCTTGCACCTGTTGTAAACCAACTTCCAATCGAAGCGGTGAAGAATCAACTACGTGATGTGATTGAAAGGAAAGTATACTAA
- the sufC gene encoding Fe-S cluster assembly ATPase SufC yields MAGSTLEIKDLHVEIEGKQILKGVNLTINGGEFHAVMGPNGTGKSTLASAVMGHPKYEITGGSIHLDGKDVLEMEVDERAQAGLFLAMQYPSEISGVTNSDFLRSSINARREEGDEINLMKFIKEMDGNMDELEMDKNMAQRYLNEGFSGGEKKRNEILQLMMLKPAIAILDEIDSGLDIDALKVVSKGINKMRDEAFGCLIITHYQRLLDYITPDKVHVMMQGRVVKSGGPELAKRLEEEGYDWIKQELGIEDETVGQEA; encoded by the coding sequence ATGGCAGGATCAACACTAGAAATTAAAGATCTTCATGTAGAAATTGAAGGTAAACAAATCTTAAAGGGTGTAAACCTTACAATAAATGGTGGCGAATTCCATGCTGTCATGGGTCCAAACGGAACAGGTAAATCCACGCTTGCATCTGCAGTCATGGGTCATCCTAAGTACGAGATCACGGGTGGAAGCATTCACCTAGACGGCAAAGACGTACTAGAAATGGAAGTAGACGAGCGTGCTCAAGCTGGCCTTTTCTTAGCTATGCAGTACCCAAGTGAAATTAGTGGTGTAACAAACTCTGATTTCCTTCGTTCTTCTATTAATGCTCGCCGTGAGGAAGGCGACGAAATCAACCTTATGAAGTTCATCAAAGAAATGGACGGAAATATGGATGAACTTGAAATGGATAAAAACATGGCACAGCGTTACCTGAATGAAGGTTTCTCTGGCGGTGAGAAGAAACGTAATGAGATTCTTCAGCTTATGATGCTTAAGCCAGCTATCGCAATCCTTGATGAGATTGACTCTGGTCTTGATATCGACGCACTTAAAGTGGTTTCTAAAGGTATTAACAAAATGCGTGATGAAGCATTCGGTTGCCTAATCATTACTCACTATCAGCGTCTGTTAGACTACATCACACCAGATAAAGTACACGTAATGATGCAAGGTCGCGTAGTGAAATCAGGTGGTCCTGAATTAGCTAAGCGACTAGAAGAAGAAGGCTATGACTGGATCAAGCAAGAACTAGGCATTGAAGACGAAACAGTAGGTCAAGAAGCGTAA
- a CDS encoding carboxymuconolactone decarboxylase family protein, translating to MEQHQAQNSTEKALLTYKHGMGLFQKEMPDLAHHFSEFSEACFKEGKISKKDKQLMALAIAVVAQDEYCMIYHSKGCLDNGATKEEMMEACGVAAAFGGGAALSQAVTLVNESIQELH from the coding sequence ATGGAACAACATCAAGCACAGAACTCAACGGAAAAAGCGTTACTTACGTACAAGCATGGTATGGGATTATTCCAAAAAGAAATGCCAGACTTGGCTCATCATTTTAGTGAATTTTCGGAGGCTTGCTTTAAAGAAGGCAAGATCTCAAAAAAAGATAAACAATTGATGGCTTTAGCTATTGCAGTTGTAGCTCAAGATGAATATTGCATGATCTATCATTCTAAGGGTTGTCTTGATAATGGAGCCACAAAAGAAGAGATGATGGAAGCGTGCGGTGTGGCAGCAGCTTTTGGAGGAGGAGCAGCTTTAAGTCAAGCTGTAACTCTGGTAAATGAGAGTATTCAGGAACTGCATTAA
- a CDS encoding MetQ/NlpA family ABC transporter substrate-binding protein encodes MKKFLTLFLSALFIFALAACGSAEEDSSSNGSEDSGSEDLEKVVIGASSTPHAEILEKAKPILKDKGIDLQIDTYTEYILPNKDLASGAIDANYFQHTPYLKEQKEEFDYDFTSLGPVHNEPMGVYSKNITDIDEIPEGTEVIMRRSESEHGRILSLFEKQGLITLKEGVEKKSAKIDDIAENPKNLKFSPDVDAGLLPQNYEREEDALVAINTNYAIEAGLNPTEDSLFIEGDDSPYANLLVTRTENKDSEALQTVLEVLQSEEIRTFIKEEYNGAIVPVK; translated from the coding sequence ATGAAGAAGTTTTTAACGTTATTCCTTAGTGCTTTATTTATTTTCGCACTTGCAGCTTGTGGATCAGCTGAAGAGGACTCAAGTAGCAATGGCTCAGAAGATTCTGGCTCAGAAGATTTGGAAAAAGTGGTTATTGGTGCTTCAAGTACACCGCACGCAGAAATCTTAGAGAAAGCTAAGCCGATTTTAAAAGATAAGGGAATTGACCTTCAGATCGATACCTATACGGAATATATCCTTCCGAATAAAGATTTGGCTAGTGGGGCAATTGATGCGAACTATTTCCAACACACGCCTTATTTAAAAGAACAGAAAGAAGAATTTGACTACGATTTCACAAGCCTTGGACCTGTTCACAATGAACCAATGGGCGTATATTCAAAGAACATTACGGATATAGATGAGATTCCAGAAGGCACTGAAGTGATTATGCGTCGTTCTGAATCTGAGCATGGTCGTATTCTTTCATTATTCGAAAAGCAGGGTCTAATTACGTTGAAGGAAGGCGTAGAGAAGAAATCAGCTAAAATTGATGATATTGCAGAAAACCCTAAAAATCTGAAATTCAGTCCCGATGTTGATGCCGGTCTTCTACCGCAGAACTATGAGAGAGAAGAAGATGCACTTGTAGCCATTAATACAAACTATGCAATCGAAGCAGGTTTAAACCCGACTGAAGATTCCTTGTTTATTGAAGGGGACGACTCCCCATACGCGAACCTTCTTGTGACTAGAACAGAAAACAAAGATAGTGAAGCTTTACAAACTGTTTTAGAAGTTCTTCAATCAGAAGAAATTCGTACATTCATTAAAGAAGAATATAATGGAGCTATTGTACCTGTGAAATAA
- a CDS encoding methionine ABC transporter permease gives MFHELFPNANIEDLVTATKETLYMTALSVVGTFILGLLLGLLLYLTSKQNIWANKPLNFIVATIVNVFRAIPFIILILLLFPFTEFLIGTIRGPNAALPALIIGAAPFYGRLVEIALKEVDKGVIEAAKSMGAKTSTIIFKVLLPESMPALVSGITVTSINLISYSAMAGVIGAGGLGDLAYLKGFQRWDFDVVFLATILIVIIVFLFQFVGDFISNKLDKR, from the coding sequence ATGTTTCATGAGTTATTTCCAAACGCTAATATAGAAGATCTTGTCACTGCTACGAAAGAAACCTTATATATGACTGCTCTCTCAGTAGTAGGGACCTTTATATTAGGACTGCTACTTGGTCTTCTGCTTTACTTAACATCAAAGCAGAACATATGGGCAAATAAACCATTGAACTTTATCGTCGCTACGATTGTAAACGTGTTTCGAGCGATTCCGTTCATTATATTAATTTTACTCTTATTCCCTTTCACTGAGTTTTTAATTGGGACAATTAGAGGGCCGAATGCGGCGCTTCCAGCTTTAATTATTGGTGCAGCTCCTTTCTACGGTCGTCTCGTAGAAATAGCTCTTAAAGAAGTAGATAAGGGAGTGATCGAAGCTGCTAAATCGATGGGAGCTAAGACATCGACGATTATATTTAAAGTGTTGCTTCCGGAATCGATGCCAGCCCTTGTTTCGGGGATTACGGTAACATCTATTAATTTAATTAGCTATTCAGCCATGGCCGGAGTTATTGGAGCCGGTGGCCTTGGAGACCTGGCTTACCTTAAAGGGTTCCAGCGCTGGGATTTCGATGTTGTCTTCTTAGCAACGATATTAATTGTCATTATTGTATTCCTATTCCAATTTGTTGGAGATTTTATATCAAATAAATTAGATAAACGATAA
- a CDS encoding methionine ABC transporter ATP-binding protein has translation MISIKNLQKVFKSGTNQVQAVDDVNLNIEKGEIYGVIGYSGAGKSTFIRLLNRLEDPTSGEIVIDGEDIANLRAGQLRKARQEIGMVFQHFNLLWSRTVRENIAFPLEIAGTPKQERQERVDELIKLVGLTGREDAYPSQLSGGQKQRVGIARALANRPKVLLCDEATSALDPETTDQILDLLVNINEQLDLTIILITHEMHVIRKISHRVAVMEEGKVVEEGDVLDVFLHPKEKVTKRFVEQIMGDQEQDDTMETMLAEYQTGQVVRLHFVGEKTNQALISEVSREFPSVSFNILQGKITQTKKGAYGTLFVHIDGTDEDIKKAIQYISETSVEVEVNHNVS, from the coding sequence GTGATCTCAATCAAGAATTTACAGAAAGTTTTCAAATCTGGTACAAACCAAGTTCAAGCGGTTGATGATGTGAATTTGAACATCGAAAAAGGAGAAATTTACGGAGTAATCGGATATAGCGGTGCTGGTAAAAGTACTTTTATTCGCTTGCTTAACCGACTAGAGGATCCAACAAGCGGTGAGATTGTAATAGACGGGGAAGACATAGCCAACCTTAGAGCAGGACAGTTACGGAAAGCAAGGCAGGAAATTGGAATGGTATTTCAGCACTTTAACCTTCTTTGGTCTCGCACTGTCAGAGAGAATATTGCTTTTCCTTTAGAAATAGCAGGTACACCAAAACAGGAGCGTCAAGAGCGTGTAGATGAGTTGATTAAACTCGTCGGTTTAACAGGAAGAGAAGATGCTTATCCTTCACAACTAAGCGGGGGTCAAAAGCAACGTGTCGGTATTGCCAGGGCGCTGGCTAACAGGCCAAAAGTTCTCTTATGTGATGAAGCAACCTCTGCCTTAGATCCTGAGACAACGGATCAAATCTTAGATCTGTTAGTAAACATTAACGAACAGTTAGATTTAACGATTATCCTCATTACTCATGAAATGCACGTTATTCGTAAAATTTCACATAGGGTCGCGGTCATGGAAGAAGGAAAGGTTGTGGAAGAAGGGGATGTATTAGACGTCTTCCTTCATCCTAAAGAGAAAGTTACGAAACGCTTCGTAGAGCAAATAATGGGTGACCAGGAGCAAGATGACACCATGGAAACGATGCTAGCTGAGTATCAAACTGGGCAAGTCGTTCGTTTGCACTTTGTGGGTGAGAAAACCAATCAGGCTCTCATTAGTGAAGTATCGAGGGAGTTTCCTTCCGTAAGCTTTAATATCTTGCAAGGGAAGATCACTCAGACTAAAAAGGGTGCTTATGGAACTCTGTTTGTTCACATCGATGGAACAGATGAAGATATCAAGAAAGCCATCCAGTATATATCAGAAACGTCTGTCGAAGTTGAGGTGAATCATAATGTTTCATGA
- a CDS encoding TlpA disulfide reductase family protein, which produces MRAPHFTLPATDGSQYELEQDLGKVIVLTFFTSWCPDCSRDLPKKEHFYQSLNRNEVKMMTINVTGRERNAEEGIAFANKFLSQPTLIDRGREIYDLYGCTGVPTTVVINQQGMIEATFGDKADVMEVMKTIGTLL; this is translated from the coding sequence ATGAGAGCACCTCACTTCACACTTCCAGCTACAGATGGTAGTCAATATGAGTTGGAACAAGATTTAGGTAAAGTAATCGTTCTAACTTTTTTTACTTCGTGGTGTCCAGACTGTTCAAGAGACCTTCCAAAGAAAGAACACTTTTATCAGTCCTTAAATCGAAATGAAGTCAAAATGATGACGATTAATGTAACCGGAAGAGAAAGAAACGCTGAAGAAGGTATTGCGTTTGCTAATAAATTTCTGTCTCAACCTACCTTGATTGATCGAGGACGTGAAATTTATGACCTTTACGGATGTACAGGCGTCCCTACAACTGTAGTTATTAATCAGCAAGGGATGATTGAAGCAACCTTTGGAGATAAAGCAGACGTAATGGAAGTCATGAAAACCATTGGTACATTACTGTAG
- a CDS encoding thioredoxin family protein — protein MQTVSDQPLNQFTQSENDVDFLFIHSPFCGTCHLARKMLETVEAIKEVPLSELNAAVHPDFMWEYQIESVPCLLILRKGTTLEKLYAFHSVPYLYEKMNYYQL, from the coding sequence TTGCAAACAGTATCTGACCAACCTTTAAACCAGTTCACTCAAAGTGAAAATGATGTTGATTTTCTTTTTATTCATAGCCCCTTTTGTGGGACTTGTCATTTGGCAAGAAAGATGTTGGAGACAGTAGAGGCGATAAAAGAAGTCCCTCTCAGTGAATTGAATGCAGCCGTTCACCCAGATTTTATGTGGGAATACCAAATAGAAAGTGTCCCATGTCTTTTAATACTTCGCAAAGGAACGACGCTCGAGAAATTGTATGCATTTCACTCAGTGCCTTATCTCTATGAAAAAATGAATTATTATCAGCTATAA
- a CDS encoding toprim domain-containing protein — MNEISALEKVIIVEGKTDKQQIQKVINEDVEIICTNGTLGVERLEQLILDYDLDHKDVFILVDEDHSGHKLRKQLSFELPHAEHIYIDRSFREVAATPEAELASALVSRSISVDPIFLT, encoded by the coding sequence ATGAACGAAATCAGTGCACTTGAAAAAGTGATTATCGTAGAGGGCAAAACTGATAAACAGCAGATTCAAAAAGTAATTAATGAAGATGTTGAGATTATATGCACAAATGGAACATTAGGGGTAGAGCGGCTAGAACAGCTTATTTTGGACTATGACCTGGATCATAAAGACGTCTTTATACTAGTTGATGAAGACCATTCAGGTCACAAGTTACGAAAGCAACTCTCTTTCGAACTTCCTCATGCTGAGCATATTTATATAGATCGTTCATTTAGAGAAGTGGCTGCTACTCCAGAAGCAGAGTTAGCTTCAGCTTTAGTAAGCAGAAGTATATCGGTTGATCCTATTTTTTTAACATAG
- a CDS encoding DUF2553 family protein, with the protein MENNRQSSAPRTRSATVPGAKVTNTTKHKQQKQSWRGTSDPSRVDKYVDCDEENGWC; encoded by the coding sequence ATGGAGAATAATCGTCAGTCTTCCGCACCACGAACTCGGTCTGCAACAGTACCGGGAGCGAAGGTTACGAACACCACTAAGCACAAGCAACAGAAGCAATCGTGGAGAGGGACAAGTGATCCTTCTCGCGTTGATAAGTATGTAGATTGTGATGAAGAAAACGGTTGGTGTTAA
- the gcvH gene encoding glycine cleavage system protein GcvH codes for MSVPKELYYSEEHEWVKVEGDKVRIGITDHAQSELGDIVFVELPEVGDTIEADEPFGSVESVKTVSELYAPISGKVVGINGELDDSPEFVNEAPYDKAWMVIVEPSDQSQIEKLMSADKYQEMIAED; via the coding sequence ATGAGCGTACCAAAAGAGTTGTATTATTCAGAAGAACACGAATGGGTGAAAGTAGAAGGAGACAAAGTACGTATTGGTATTACAGACCATGCACAATCAGAACTAGGTGATATCGTATTCGTTGAACTACCTGAAGTAGGAGATACAATTGAAGCAGATGAACCTTTTGGTAGCGTTGAATCTGTAAAAACCGTTTCCGAACTTTATGCGCCGATCTCTGGTAAAGTTGTAGGCATCAATGGTGAGCTTGACGATAGTCCTGAGTTTGTAAACGAAGCGCCATATGATAAAGCTTGGATGGTTATTGTAGAACCATCTGACCAGTCGCAAATTGAGAAATTAATGTCAGCTGATAAATATCAAGAAATGATTGCTGAAGACTAA
- a CDS encoding arsenate reductase family protein gives MALTVYWYPQCGTCKKAKKWLDDQNISYETIHIVEHPPSEDQLKTLIEQSGLPAKKFFNTSGKKYRELGMKDKLQDATEADMRSWLAYDGMLIKRPIVTDGNQVTVGFKEETFENTWKS, from the coding sequence ATGGCGTTAACGGTTTACTGGTACCCACAATGTGGTACGTGTAAAAAAGCGAAGAAATGGTTGGATGACCAAAACATCTCTTACGAAACGATACATATAGTTGAACATCCACCATCTGAAGATCAGCTAAAAACGTTAATTGAACAAAGTGGCTTACCAGCAAAGAAGTTTTTCAATACGAGTGGCAAGAAATATCGTGAACTCGGCATGAAGGACAAACTTCAAGATGCGACTGAAGCCGATATGAGATCTTGGCTAGCATATGATGGTATGTTGATCAAGCGGCCCATAGTTACAGATGGAAATCAAGTAACAGTTGGGTTTAAAGAAGAAACGTTTGAAAATACTTGGAAGTCTTGA